In Pseudonocardia sp. DSM 110487, the sequence AAGGCCTGCTGCCCGACGAGGAACGCGGCTACTACCGCGAGTTCACGGTCGAGACGCCCGGGCTGAACCACCGGGGCGCCCGCCGGATCGTCACCGGTGGGCCGGATGAGCGCGACCCCGAACACTGGTACTACACCGACGACCACTATGAGAGCTTCTGCGAGTTCCTCCCCGACGGCAGGTGAGACATGGATTCCCGACGGCTCGTGGTCGTCCGGCACGCGAAGTCGGCGTGGCCGGACGACGTTCCCGACGAGCAACGGCCGCTGAACCCGCGTGGCCGCCGCGACGCGCCGGTCGCGGGGCGTTGGATCCGCGAGCGCGTCGAACGGGTCGACGCCGTCGTCTGCTCGCCCGCCACGCGCACCCGCCAGACGTGGGCGCTGATCGCGCCTGAGCTGGGCGACGCGCCGGCTCCGGTCTTCGACGAGCGGGTGTACGCGGCGACGGTCGAGACGCTGCTCGCCGTGGTGCGCGGGATCTCCGCCGATGCCGGGTCGATGCTGCTGGTGGGGCACAACCCAGGGGTGTCCGACCTGGTCTTCTCCCTGACCGGTGAGCACGTGGAGCTGAAGACGTCCGCGATCGCGGTCCTCGACGTCACCGGCTCGTGGGCGGACGCGGCCCCGGGTCGTGTGAGACTGGTCGAGCACGCGACACCGCGTGGGTCCTGACCGCGAATTGGGCAGGGGCTACCGATGTCCGCGGAGGATGCGCCGACGAGAGTCTGGCCATGACCTCGACCAACACGCGGTACGCGCTCCGGCTCGATCCGGGAGAGCGAGATCGCTACCGGATGATGGCCGCCGCGGCACTCGAGGCGGAGGGCGCGGAGTGGGCCCGCGCGGGGATCGGACCCGGTGCGTCGGTGGCCGACATCGGGTGTGGGCCGGGTGCCGTCCTGCGGTTGCTCGCCGACGCGGTCGGTCCGGACGGGCAGGCGGTCGGTGTGGACGGCGCCACGGAGGCGGTCGAGGCGGCCCTCGCCGAGGTCGGGGAGCTGCCGCAGGCATCGGTGCGGCTCGGCGACGCCGCGGCGACCGGCCTGCCCGCCGCCGCGTTCGACGTCGTGATGTGCCGGCACGTGCTGGCCCACAACGGAGGCCGCGAAGCGCAGATCGTCGGGCACCTCGCCGAGCTGGCCCGGCCGGGTGGCGCGGTCTACCTCGTCGACGTCGACCACACCATGCTGTGGATGTCGCCACCGGATCCCGATGTGGCGGACCTGCACGGCAGGTACCTCGAATACCAGACCGGGCGTGGCAACGACCTGCAGGTAGGCCGGTCGCTCGGAGAGTTGCTCGAGGGTGCCGGTCTCACGGTCGATGCGTTCCGGGTGGCCGGACCGATCATCCGCGCACCAGCCGGTGTCCGCTCCCCGGCGTGGGCCGCGCGCGGTGAGCTGAGGGAATCCGGTCTCGCGACGGACGCGGACGTCACGCGCTGGGACGAGGCGTTCCGGCGGATGGACGCGCTCGCGCAGCGCCCGTGGGCATGCGTGACGACGGTGTCGGCCGTGGGGCGGAAGTCCTGATCCCCGAAGCCCCGCCGATACCTGCACGTCAGTCCGCGAGCCAGCCGTAGGCCGTCTGCCGCGAGATGCCGAGTGCCTTGGCCATGGCGCTGATCTCCAGCCCCTGCTGCTTACCTGCGGACAGGAGCTCCCGCTGGCGGCCGCGGAGCTCGTCGATGCGCTCCGCGACCTCTCGCATCTGCTCGAGCAGCGCTTCGGCCTCCGGGCCGGTGCCGGCCCGGCTGCGCCCGACACCCGGCCGCGGGTAACGCCGAACCTCGTCGGCGTCCCACTGTTTGCGGCCCTGCTCGTCGGGCTCGGGGAGCGGCTGTGGCGCCTGGCCGCGCGAGACGTAACCGAGCCACGTCCCCGCCTTCACGTCCCACGCGGCGGCGCACTCGGCGCTCGTCCAACGCTCCGTCACCAGATGCGCACCCGCTCATCCGGTGCGCGGTGGAGCGCGTCGCCCTCCCGCACGTCGAACGCCTCGTGGAAGGCGTCGAGGTTCGAGACGACGGCGTTGCAGCGCAAGTCGGGCGGTGAGTGCGGGTCGACGGCGAGCCGCCGGATCGCCTCGGCCTCGCGGGTGACGATCCGCCACACCTGCGCCCACCCGATGAGCACCCGCTGCAGCCCGGTGAAGCCGTCGATCACCGGCGCCTCCGCGCCGTCCAGCGCGATCTTGTAGGCCTTGATCGCGATCGTCAGCCCGCCGAGGTCGCCGATGTTCTCCCCGACGGTGAGCGCGCCGTTGACCTTGTGGTCCGGCAGCCCCGCGGGGGAGAGCGCGCTGAACTGGTCGATCAGCGCCTTGGCGCGGCGTTCGAACTCGGCGCGGTCGCCCGGCTCCCACCAGTCGATCATGTTGCCGTCGCCGTCGTACTTGGAGCCCTGGTCGTCGAAGCCGTGCCCGATCTCGTGGCCGATGACGGCGCCGATCCCGCCGTAGTTCGCCGCATCGTCGGCCGCCACGTCGAAGAACGGCGGCTGCAGGATCGCGGCCGGGAACACGACCTCGTTCATCCGGGGGTGGTAGTAGGCGTTGACGGTCTGCGGCGTCATCAGCCACTCGTCGCGGTCCACCGGCCGGCCGATCTTGGCGAGCTGGAAGTCGGTGAACCAGGCACCGGACCGCAGCGCGTTGCCGAGCAGGTCGTCGGCCCTGATCTCGAGGGTCGAGTAGTCCTTCCACTTCTCCGGATAGCCGATCTTCGAACCGAACTTCGCCAGCTTCGCGAGCGCCCGCTCGCGCGTGGCGGGGCTCATCCAGTCCAGCTCGCTGATGCTCTGCCGGTAGGCCTCGACGAGGTTCGCGACGAGCTCGACCATCCGCTCCTTCGCCGCGGCGGGGAAGTGCCGCTCGACGTAGAGCTTGCCGACCGCCTCCCCGAGCGCCCCCTGGACGACGCCGACGCCGCGCTTCCACCGCTCCCGCAGCTGCGGCGTGCCGGACAGGGTGCGGCCGTGGAAGTCGAAGTCCTCCTCGACGATCGCCTCGGTGAGGTAGTCGGCGCACGCGGATGCCGTGTGGATCGCGAGCCATTCCTGCCACTGCGACAGCGGCCGCTCCGCCCACAGCTTCGCGGCGGCGGCGACGAAGCTCGGCTGCCGGACGATGATCTCGTCGAAGGCGCCGTCCGGCGCCCCGAAGGCGGCGAGCCACGGCTCCCAGTCGAACTCCGGCGCGTTCTGCCGCAGCGCGGGCAGCGTCATGAGCGTGTAGGTCTTCTCGGCGTCGCGGTTGGTGACGCGGTCCCACGAGACGGCCGCGAGCGCGGTCTCGAGGTCCATCACGCGCTCCGCGAGCCCGGCCGGGTCGGGCAACCCGACGAGCTCGGCGAGGCGCGCGAGGTGCGCGACGTACGCCGCGCGGATCTCGGCGTAGGCGTCCTCGCGGTAGTAGGACTCGTCGGGCAGCCCCAGCCCGGACTGCTCGAGCTGCACCAGGTAGCGCGTGGCGTTCTTGGGGTCGGTGGCGACGAACGTGCCGAACAGCGCCGTGCGGGCCTCCCGCTGGCGGCGGCCCAGCACCGCGGCGAGCCCGGCGCTGTCCTCGGCGGCCGAGACCTCGTCGAGCAGCGGCTTCAGCGGTGCGGTCCCGAGCGCCTCGATCCGCTCGACGTCCATGAACGACGCGTACAGGTCCGCGATCTTCTTGGCGTCGGCGCCCGGCTCCCCGGCCGCTTCCTCGATGATCGCCCGCACGTCCTCCTCGGCCTTGTCGTACAGCGCGCGGAACGCGCCGTCCTGCGCGCGGTCGTCGGGGATGACGTGCGTGCGCAGCCACTGGCCGTTGACGTGGGAGAACAGGTCGTCCTGTGGACGGATGGCGGGATCGACCCAGCGCAGGTCGAGCCCCGAGCGGATTGCCGAGGTCGTCACGGCTCCCCATCATGCCCGTGTTCTGATGGGGAGGATGAACATCGATCGGGTCTCAGGCGTGTTGCTCGGCGTCGCGGTGGGCGACGCGCTGGGCGTTCCGTACGAGTACGGGAGCAGACCCCTTCCCGGGCCGGGCGAGCAGGCCCGCATGCTCGGTGGCGGGCTCGGCGGGTACGCGCCGGGGCAGTGGAGCGACGACACCGAGATGACGAGCGTGATCGCGCGGGTCGCGGCCCGGTTCACCGACCTGCGCGACGAGACCGCGCTCGACGCCGTCGCCGCAGGCTTCCTCGGCTGGCACGCCGCCGGCCCGGCGGACATCGGTGTGCAGACCAGCACCGTGCTCGGGGCGCTGCGGGGCATCCAGGAGTCGGGCGCGGCCTCCCGCATGCGCGTACAGGCCGCTGAGGTTCACGTCGTGACGGGCCGGAGCGCCGGCAACGGCTCGCTGATGCGTACCGCGCCCGTCGCGCTCGCGCACCTTGGCTCCCCGGCGGCGATCACTCGGGCTGCTCGCGCGGTGAGCAGCCTGACCCACCACGACCCTCAGGCAGGCGAGGCCTGCGCCCTCTGGTCCCTGGCGATCGACCATGCCGTCCGCACCGGTGAGATCGACGCGCGGGTCGGACTCGACCAGGTCGGTCCCGAGTGGGCGGGCCGGCTCGACGAGGCGGAGCAGGCTCCGCCCGAGAAGTTCTCGGGGGCGAACGGCTGGGTGGTCGCCGCGCTCCAAGGCGCCTGGTCGGCGATCGTGCACACGAGTGGCCTTGTGGACGGGCTGCAGGCCACGGTGAAGGCCGGTGGGGACACCGACACCGTCGCGGCGATCGCGGGCGGGCTGCTCGGCGCGGGGCACGGCGCGAGCGCGGTGCCCGACGAGTGGCGGGCGGCGGTGCACGGCTGGCCGGGGCTGCGGGGCGACGACCTCACGGCCCTGGCCATGGACATCGTGCACCGGCATGATCCCGGGAGTGATCACTGATCTCCGCGGCTACCTGCCGATCGTGGCGGTGGCGCTGGCCGTCGTGGGCGTGACGAGCTGCAGCGCCGCCCCTGGTCCCGCCCAGCAGGCCTTCGACCAGCGCTACCCGGGATTCGACGCCGTGACCTGGGAGCGGCAGCCCTACGGCTGGGAGGCCGCCTTCGGCGGCGACGACGGCGCGTACGAGGCGGAGTTCGACTTCTCAGGACAGTGGCTGGAGACGGAGGTCGAGGTCGTGGACGCGGCGGGCTTCCCAGCCGCCGTGCGCCAGGCGGTGCAGGCCACGACCCGCGGCGCCCACGTCGACAAGTGGGAGATCGAGATCACCCCGGCGGGAGAGTTCTACGAGGTCGAGGTCCTCGGTTCGGACGGCGAGTACTACTTCGACGCCGCCGGACGGCGGGCGGAGAACCGGTACGAGGACGCCTGAGCCCGCTATTGCGGCTGGTAGGCGTGGATCGTCGTCGAGCGTGATGGCGTATCCCGGAATGGGAGCAGGGTCCGCTCATGCATTGCCCACCCGTCCCTGCCGGACCGGATGGCGGTGCTGCCGGGTCGGTGCGTTGATCGTGCCGGTGTCCGCCCGGGACACGTGAGCAACCAGCTCCGTCCGCGAACGGAGGCCGAGCTTGCGGTAGACGGTGGAGAGGTGGCGTTCCACTGATTTGCGCGACAGGAAGAGCGCGGCCGCCACTTCGGGATTGCTCAGCCCTTTCACGACGGCGAGCGAGACCTGCAGCTCCTGGGCGGTGAGGTCGTCCAGCCCGGCCGTTCGGGGCGCATCGCCGGCCAGTACGGGCGTGCCGGCGATCGTCAGAGCCGCGCGCGCCTGCTCGACCCAGGGGGTAGCGCGCAGACGCTCGAAGGTGTCGAGCGCCTCGGTGATGTGCTCGCGCGCACGCCTGGGTTGCCGGCGGCGGCGGCGCAACAGACTGTTGCCCCAGCAGAGCTGGGTGCGGGCCCGGTCGAAGGCGATGTCGACTCGGTCGTGGTGGCGGATCGCTTCGGCGAAGTGCTCGTCCGCCGCATCCCCCGCTGTGAGGAGTGCCCGGCAGCGGTAGGCGACGGCGGCCGGCCAGGCCAGACCGGTGCCGGCGGCCTGGCGGTCGAGGTCGGCGAGCCTGCGCAGCGCCTCGTCGCGACGGTCGGTGCGGACGAGGGCCTCGATGTGGTCGGCCGCCCACGGCACCGTCAGCGGGTTCCCCAAGCCCGTTCCGTCGACCTGCTCGGCGACCCGGTCGAGCCAATGCACGGCAGCGTTGAAGTCCGACCTGCCGAGCTCGTAGCGGCCACGGATCGCATCGGCGTAGACGGGGATGCAGTCCACGCCACCGGGCCTGCCGAGATCTGTGGCCGTCGCTGCGGTCGCCGGTGCGGCCGGGTCGCCGCGGTTCGCCTGGATCCAGCCGAGCCGGGTCAGTGCGAAGGCCTCGGCGCCGGCTTGCTCGAGTTCCCGGCCGAGCCGGATGGACTCGGCTGCATCGGCCGCTGCGAGCGTCCACGAGCCGGTCCAGTAGCCGAGCTCGCTGCGATGAGCGAACACATTGGGCAGGGCTGCCGGCGCGCCCGCGGCCCGCGCGGCCTCCACGATCCGGTCGATCAGCTCGCCGGCCTGCTCGAACCGCTCCCCCCAGGTGTACGACTGCGCCGCGTGGCAGAGCGCCGGCAACCCCAACAGGTCCTCGTGTGGCATGAGGTCGAGGACGCCGTGGTCGAGGATGTCGAGGCCGGCGGCCACCTCCCCGCTGAGGATCATGACGTCCGGGACCACGGGCCATGGCAGCCGATGCGTACGCATCTCGTCGATGCTCACCAGCTGCACCGCCCGGGCGGCGGCCCGTGCCGCGTCGAGCGGACGTCCGCCCATGACCTCGAGCAGCGCCCGGTCCAGCAGAATCGCCGCGGCCCGAACCGGGTCGATGTCCTCGATGTGCGGCACGGCGTCGGCGAACACCGCACGAGCGTCGCCGAGACGCCCCGACCACATGGCCGCGCGGGCGTACTCGGCCCGCGCGTCGGCACGCAGGGCGGCACTGTCCGTCGCCGTGTACGCGGCACGGGCCCACGCTTCGCCCAGGTCCAGCCGGCCGGCGACGTGGGCGTCGGCGGCGGCCTCCAGCATGCGCCTCGCCCGCTGTTCGCCGGGCTCGGACAGCTCGGCGGCCCGCCACAGTGTGCGTGCGGCGGTCAGGTGGCCGCCGGCGCGCCGGGCTCGATCGGCCGCGTGGTGCAGGCCGGCGGCGACCGTCTCGTCCGGTGCCCGTGCCCCGGCAGCCCGGTAGAGGATCCTGACGTCCGGGGCCGCGGTGGCCGCGAGCGCGTCGAAGGCACCGGCCTTGGCGGTCGGCGATGCGGCGTCGACGATGGCGGAGCGCAGTAGTGGGTGGCTGAACTCCACGTATCCACCATCGAGGCGGACGAGGCCGGCGGCAGCGCCGTGCTCGAGGCCGTCGGGTGCACCGCCGGCAGCGATCACCGCGCGCTCGATCGTGGCCAGGTCGGCGTCGACGGAGATCGCGGCGACCAGCAGCGCGTGGCGGGTGGAGGGATCGAGGCGGGCGATCCTGCTGGACAGCAGCCCGAGGAGGGCGCGCCCCACAGCGCGTGGCTCGGGCAGCGGTGACCTGCCGCGCAGCTGGGCCGCCGACAGCTCCGACACCAGTTCCCGAACCGCGAGCGGATTGCCGTCGGCGGCGACCGTGAGCTCGGCCGCCACCCGCGGATCGATGCCCACCTCGCTGGTGAGCGCCATCAGCAGGACGCGGCTCTCCGCCGTGGACAACCGCTCCAGCTCCATGACCGGCAGCGCGGCGAAGCACTCCTCGACGCCCGGCTCGTGGGTGCGGACGGTCATCAGGAACAGCGCGGGATGCTCGGCGAGCCGCCGGGCGACGAAGGCGAACGCGTCGCGGGACGTCGGATCGAGCCAGTGTGCGTCGTCGACGGCGATGAGCAGTGGCTGCTCCTCCGCGACCAGCGTGATCAGGCTGTGCAGAGCGGTGCAGATCGAGTAGATGCCGGTCACCGGCGGCTGGTCCGCGAAGCCCAGCACCGCGCGCAGGGTCGCGGCCTGTGCCGCGGGCAGCAGCTCCACCGCATCGACGAACGCCCCGATCAGCTCACCCAGCCCCGAGCACGCGAGCTCGACCTCCGACTCCACGCCGCGGACGGCGACCACAAGGCACCCCTGCGCACGCTCGGTCGCGTCGAACACCAGCGCGGACTTCCCGATCCCCGGCTCCCCGCGCACCAGGAGCGCACCGCCGCGCCCCGCATGGGCCCGCCTGACCAGCTCGGCGATGCGGGCCCGCTCCACGGACCGCCCGACGAGAGTTCCGCTCCGGACGTCGAGTTCGGCGGCGAGGGTCAGATGCCGACGGCCGGGCCCGCGTTCGGTCATCGTTGTCGGCTCCTCGCAGGTCAGAGCACTTCGGCGAGCAGCGACGCCGCGCGGCCGGTGCCGTCGGTGGGCACCGGGAGGTAGGTGACGTCGCGGTCGATCTCGGTGGCGATGGCCGCGGCCAGCGACTCGGGTGAGACCTGTTCACGACGAGGACGATGCTAGGGAGCGCGGGCGCGGCCCACATCCGTAGTGACCACCTATTTCCCGCCGAGGACGCCGGCTCCAGCGCGATAGTGTCCCCCGCCGGAAGTCCGTCGACCGGCACACCCAGCGAGAACCTGGATCCACCGACCCACCCAACGGACTTCCAGCGGGGGACACTGGTGGCCCTGACGGCGGGCGGCTGTCCGCCGGCCGGTGGGCCCGCTGATCAGAGCCGAGCCTCGTAGACCATGTTGAACGGCGTCTGCGCGGCCATCCGGAAGCTGCGGAACCCCGCGTCGAGTGCCAGCTGCCTGATCGGCTCGGCGCCGGCCTGTGCGCCCAACGAGTACCCGCCGGTCTGGGAGAGAGCGTTCGGCACGCACAGGAACGTCGAGAACGAGTAGTACGCCCGGCCCACCGGATTCAGGTTCTCCGCCACGCTCTCGCCCGCACTCGGCTCGACGATCATCCACGTTCCCTGCGGCGTCAACGACTCCCGGATGTGCCGGGCGGCCAGCCGCGGATCGCCCATGTCGTGCAGGCAGTCGAACGTCGTCACCAGGTCGAACGGGCCGCCACCGAAGTTCTGCGCCGCCGCCACGTCGAACCGCACCCGGTCGCCCACCCCGGCGTCCTCGGCACGCGCGACAGCCTGGCCGACCGATCCGGCGTGATAGTCCGAGCCGACGAACACCGAGCGCGGGAACTCCCGCGCCATCAGGACGGTGGACGCGCCGTGACCGCAGCCGACGTCGGCGACCCGCGCCCCGGCATGCAGCCGGTCCACGACGCCCTCCAGCGCAGGCAGCCACTCCGTCAGCAGGTTGCCGACGTACCCCGGCCGGAAGAACTGCTCGCATCCGTCGAACACGTCGTCGTCGTGTTCGTGCCAGCCGAGCCCGGCTCCGCTGCGGAACGCCTCGGTGATCCGCGACTCCGCGCGCAACGCACCGAGCGCCATCAGGAATGCACCGGGGAGATACACCGGTCCGTCCGGGTTGGTGAGCGCGAACTCCTGCTCCTCGGACATCGAGTACGTCTCCGTCGCGAGGTCCACGGTGACGTACCCGCCCGCGGCCTGGCCGCGCAGCCATTCCGTGAGGTATCGCGGGTGGCAACCGGTCCGGTCGGCGAGCTCTCCTGCCGTCGCAGGCTTCTCGGCCAGCGCGCGGTACAGCCCGAGGCGGTGCCCCACCACGGCGCTGCCGGCGTGCATCGTCGCTCCCATATCGCCGACGAACGCGTTCAGCAACTCGGTCAACCGCGCGTCGTCCACAGCCATGTCTCTTCTCCTCGGTGTCCGAACTCGGGATCGTCGAGGGCACGGTTCAGCGCCATACGTGATCACGCCGGCACGATGTGCGGCCCCCTCGCCCAGCCATGACATCCCGCCCTGCCCGCGCGGGATAGCGAGAACTCCCTCGGGTTCGCTCGCGTCCGAGTGTCGGTGGCCGGGCGTACCGTCCGGGCGGTGGCGTACGACGAGGAGCTCGCGGAGCGGATCCGGGATGTTCTGTCCGGCGAGAGAGGTCTTGCCGAGCAGAGGATGTTCGGCGGGCTGGCGTTCCTGCTGGGTGGCAACATGGCGGTCTGTGCCAGCCGCGAGGGCGGGATCCTGGTGCGAATCGATCCCACGGAGCGCGATCACCTGCTGGCGTCCACCGCGGCGTTCCCGGCGGTGATGGGTGGCCGCACCATGAAGGGGTTCCTCCGGGTCGAGGCCGACGATGTCCGCACCGATGGTCAGCTCTCCACCTGGGTGCGGCGTGGCGCCGCCTACGCGCGCACGTTGCCCGCGAAGTAGCCGCAGGCCCGGGTGGCCTACGCCGCCGGGGGTACGTCAGCCTGCGGTGAGGTCGGCGAGTACGCGTTCCTCCTCGACGGCATGACCGGTGCTCCGCAGTTGTGGACATCGGTGTCCGGTGATCACCGGACACCGATGACGGGTTCTGCCTGCATACGATGCCGTCCTGGACATGAACCCGATCCACGCTGGCGCCACGCCGTCCCGGCGTCGGCTGCTGCTCGGCCTGGCTGCCGCGGCGGTGGTGGGGGCTGGAACGGCGGGCTGTGCACAGCACCGGCAGCGCTGGGTCCACGGCCTGGGAGGCCCGGTCGGTCTTGTGCCGGGCGACGGAGTCGTCTTCGCCTCGGGTGCGGACGATACCGGCAGGGTGTCGGCGATCGACGTCCGCAACGGCGAGACCCGGTGGACCTACGACCTGAGAGGGGCCCGGGGCCACCTCGTCACCGTCGACGACCTCGTGATCGTGGGCGACCGATACGGCGTCCACGCCCTGGACGCCGTCGACGGCACCCGGCGCTGGATGCGCGAGGAGGCGTGGGCGGTCGGGGCAGGCGAGGGGATCGCGCTATGCGGCCGGAGGCCCGCCCTCAACGCATTCGTGCTGACCGCCGTCGACGCCGCCAGCGGGGAAGAACGCTGGACAGTCCCGCTAGGCGGTAGCTCCTACACCCCCGTGGCCATCGCCGCCGGCCGGGTGCACCTCGGTGTGTACGACCTTCTGCGCACGCTAGACGCGGTCACCGGCGCGACAGTGTGGGAGCAGCCGCTGCGTGACTCGACGAGATCGGCGGGGATAACCGTCGGCGGCCCGGTCGTGTGCTGCGCCGAGGAGGCCCAGAGCGGGGTGTCCCTCGAAGATCGGGTGAAGTTCGGTTCCGTCTCCCAGGTCGGGTTCGACGCGGCCACCGGCCGGCAACTGTGGCGCCGCCCGGACGAGGGTGAATGGACCACCGCACATGCCGGCACCCACTACATCTGCGCGGGCTCCACGTCTGTGGTCGCATGGGATGCGGCCACCGGCGGGACGCGCTGGACGGCCTACTCGCTCGACATGACGCCGGACGCCGCTCCCGTCGTGACGGGCGATTCCTGCTACGTCGCCAGCTCCTGGGTCTCCAGGGACCGCATCTATCGCGACGTCCTCGAGATGCACCTCACCGTCGTCGCCCTCGCGGCCGACACAGGGAAACCACGCTGGTCCGCCGAAACGGACCTCGGCCCTTACCCCGGGAACGGCGACGAGGATGGTTCTCTGGCGCTCACGGTCGTCGGCGATACCGTGGTGGTCGGCGCGCCCACGGGAACAGTCGTGGGAATCGCCTGATGTTGCAGCGGTCAGGCGGGCACGAGGTCCGGCCGGGGTCTTCGTCTGGGTTGTCGGTCGGGGTCGATCCAGGCCGGTGGGATGAATTCCGGGAGCCCGTCGCGGAGGCGGACGATCCAGTCGCTGTGATGCACCAGGCGGTGGCAGGCCTTGCAGAGCATGACGCAGTTGCCGAGCTCGGTCTCCCCACCGATCTCCCACGGGATCACGTGGTGTACCTCGCACCAGGAGGGCGGCCGCAGCGGGCGCAGCCGCGGTCGCGGGCGGCCACGGCGCGGCGGAGCCCGTCGGGCACGGTGCGTTTCGCCCGGCCGACGTCGAGCGGTTGACCGGCGCCGTTCATCACGATCGGGACGACGGCGGCGTCGCAGGCCAGCAGGCGCAGCGACTCGGGCGAGAGGCGG encodes:
- a CDS encoding M13 family metallopeptidase, producing the protein MTTSAIRSGLDLRWVDPAIRPQDDLFSHVNGQWLRTHVIPDDRAQDGAFRALYDKAEEDVRAIIEEAAGEPGADAKKIADLYASFMDVERIEALGTAPLKPLLDEVSAAEDSAGLAAVLGRRQREARTALFGTFVATDPKNATRYLVQLEQSGLGLPDESYYREDAYAEIRAAYVAHLARLAELVGLPDPAGLAERVMDLETALAAVSWDRVTNRDAEKTYTLMTLPALRQNAPEFDWEPWLAAFGAPDGAFDEIIVRQPSFVAAAAKLWAERPLSQWQEWLAIHTASACADYLTEAIVEEDFDFHGRTLSGTPQLRERWKRGVGVVQGALGEAVGKLYVERHFPAAAKERMVELVANLVEAYRQSISELDWMSPATRERALAKLAKFGSKIGYPEKWKDYSTLEIRADDLLGNALRSGAWFTDFQLAKIGRPVDRDEWLMTPQTVNAYYHPRMNEVVFPAAILQPPFFDVAADDAANYGGIGAVIGHEIGHGFDDQGSKYDGDGNMIDWWEPGDRAEFERRAKALIDQFSALSPAGLPDHKVNGALTVGENIGDLGGLTIAIKAYKIALDGAEAPVIDGFTGLQRVLIGWAQVWRIVTREAEAIRRLAVDPHSPPDLRCNAVVSNLDAFHEAFDVREGDALHRAPDERVRIW
- a CDS encoding HNH endonuclease — its product is MIPWEIGGETELGNCVMLCKACHRLVHHSDWIVRLRDGLPEFIPPAWIDPDRQPRRRPRPDLVPA
- a CDS encoding TfoX/Sxy family protein; this translates as MAYDEELAERIRDVLSGERGLAEQRMFGGLAFLLGGNMAVCASREGGILVRIDPTERDHLLASTAAFPAVMGGRTMKGFLRVEADDVRTDGQLSTWVRRGAAYARTLPAK
- a CDS encoding PepSY-like domain-containing protein → MITDLRGYLPIVAVALAVVGVTSCSAAPGPAQQAFDQRYPGFDAVTWERQPYGWEAAFGGDDGAYEAEFDFSGQWLETEVEVVDAAGFPAAVRQAVQATTRGAHVDKWEIEITPAGEFYEVEVLGSDGEYYFDAAGRRAENRYEDA
- a CDS encoding histidine phosphatase family protein; translation: MDSRRLVVVRHAKSAWPDDVPDEQRPLNPRGRRDAPVAGRWIRERVERVDAVVCSPATRTRQTWALIAPELGDAPAPVFDERVYAATVETLLAVVRGISADAGSMLLVGHNPGVSDLVFSLTGEHVELKTSAIAVLDVTGSWADAAPGRVRLVEHATPRGS
- a CDS encoding ADP-ribosylglycohydrolase family protein, coding for MNIDRVSGVLLGVAVGDALGVPYEYGSRPLPGPGEQARMLGGGLGGYAPGQWSDDTEMTSVIARVAARFTDLRDETALDAVAAGFLGWHAAGPADIGVQTSTVLGALRGIQESGAASRMRVQAAEVHVVTGRSAGNGSLMRTAPVALAHLGSPAAITRAARAVSSLTHHDPQAGEACALWSLAIDHAVRTGEIDARVGLDQVGPEWAGRLDEAEQAPPEKFSGANGWVVAALQGAWSAIVHTSGLVDGLQATVKAGGDTDTVAAIAGGLLGAGHGASAVPDEWRAAVHGWPGLRGDDLTALAMDIVHRHDPGSDH
- a CDS encoding methyltransferase domain-containing protein codes for the protein MTSTNTRYALRLDPGERDRYRMMAAAALEAEGAEWARAGIGPGASVADIGCGPGAVLRLLADAVGPDGQAVGVDGATEAVEAALAEVGELPQASVRLGDAAATGLPAAAFDVVMCRHVLAHNGGREAQIVGHLAELARPGGAVYLVDVDHTMLWMSPPDPDVADLHGRYLEYQTGRGNDLQVGRSLGELLEGAGLTVDAFRVAGPIIRAPAGVRSPAWAARGELRESGLATDADVTRWDEAFRRMDALAQRPWACVTTVSAVGRKS
- a CDS encoding AAA family ATPase — protein: MTERGPGRRHLTLAAELDVRSGTLVGRSVERARIAELVRRAHAGRGGALLVRGEPGIGKSALVFDATERAQGCLVVAVRGVESEVELACSGLGELIGAFVDAVELLPAAQAATLRAVLGFADQPPVTGIYSICTALHSLITLVAEEQPLLIAVDDAHWLDPTSRDAFAFVARRLAEHPALFLMTVRTHEPGVEECFAALPVMELERLSTAESRVLLMALTSEVGIDPRVAAELTVAADGNPLAVRELVSELSAAQLRGRSPLPEPRAVGRALLGLLSSRIARLDPSTRHALLVAAISVDADLATIERAVIAAGGAPDGLEHGAAAGLVRLDGGYVEFSHPLLRSAIVDAASPTAKAGAFDALAATAAPDVRILYRAAGARAPDETVAAGLHHAADRARRAGGHLTAARTLWRAAELSEPGEQRARRMLEAAADAHVAGRLDLGEAWARAAYTATDSAALRADARAEYARAAMWSGRLGDARAVFADAVPHIEDIDPVRAAAILLDRALLEVMGGRPLDAARAAARAVQLVSIDEMRTHRLPWPVVPDVMILSGEVAAGLDILDHGVLDLMPHEDLLGLPALCHAAQSYTWGERFEQAGELIDRIVEAARAAGAPAALPNVFAHRSELGYWTGSWTLAAADAAESIRLGRELEQAGAEAFALTRLGWIQANRGDPAAPATAATATDLGRPGGVDCIPVYADAIRGRYELGRSDFNAAVHWLDRVAEQVDGTGLGNPLTVPWAADHIEALVRTDRRDEALRRLADLDRQAAGTGLAWPAAVAYRCRALLTAGDAADEHFAEAIRHHDRVDIAFDRARTQLCWGNSLLRRRRRQPRRAREHITEALDTFERLRATPWVEQARAALTIAGTPVLAGDAPRTAGLDDLTAQELQVSLAVVKGLSNPEVAAALFLSRKSVERHLSTVYRKLGLRSRTELVAHVSRADTGTINAPTRQHRHPVRQGRVGNA
- a CDS encoding class I SAM-dependent methyltransferase yields the protein MAVDDARLTELLNAFVGDMGATMHAGSAVVGHRLGLYRALAEKPATAGELADRTGCHPRYLTEWLRGQAAGGYVTVDLATETYSMSEEQEFALTNPDGPVYLPGAFLMALGALRAESRITEAFRSGAGLGWHEHDDDVFDGCEQFFRPGYVGNLLTEWLPALEGVVDRLHAGARVADVGCGHGASTVLMAREFPRSVFVGSDYHAGSVGQAVARAEDAGVGDRVRFDVAAAQNFGGGPFDLVTTFDCLHDMGDPRLAARHIRESLTPQGTWMIVEPSAGESVAENLNPVGRAYYSFSTFLCVPNALSQTGGYSLGAQAGAEPIRQLALDAGFRSFRMAAQTPFNMVYEARL
- a CDS encoding PQQ-binding-like beta-propeller repeat protein, with protein sequence MNPIHAGATPSRRRLLLGLAAAAVVGAGTAGCAQHRQRWVHGLGGPVGLVPGDGVVFASGADDTGRVSAIDVRNGETRWTYDLRGARGHLVTVDDLVIVGDRYGVHALDAVDGTRRWMREEAWAVGAGEGIALCGRRPALNAFVLTAVDAASGEERWTVPLGGSSYTPVAIAAGRVHLGVYDLLRTLDAVTGATVWEQPLRDSTRSAGITVGGPVVCCAEEAQSGVSLEDRVKFGSVSQVGFDAATGRQLWRRPDEGEWTTAHAGTHYICAGSTSVVAWDAATGGTRWTAYSLDMTPDAAPVVTGDSCYVASSWVSRDRIYRDVLEMHLTVVALAADTGKPRWSAETDLGPYPGNGDEDGSLALTVVGDTVVVGAPTGTVVGIA